In the Setaria italica strain Yugu1 chromosome VI, Setaria_italica_v2.0, whole genome shotgun sequence genome, one interval contains:
- the LOC101772880 gene encoding transcription factor bHLH137, with the protein MANFSSHHSALLLKMPAALTNGHSPNLSSLLFYGQNHGQGAPANANAASGTAAAMAEDASLESSSAVVDTSPQGSASPMDRKRKATEDSATLSSAHSKDCKQEGKSKRGKRPHKEAEEKSTTDDEAPKGYIHVRARRGQATDSHSLAERVRRERISERMRMLQALVPGCDKVTGKALILDEIINYVQSLQNQVEFLSMRIASMSPVLYGFGLDSDGLHDHAQKMGGMIQEALAMPGPVLSQASPTPSQTIMDTTTTSSTPYSLQGQGAISFSQDNGSNYLMQQAVGEPTRQELLNQLVFNNMCSFQ; encoded by the exons ATGGCGAACTTCTCATCGCACCACTCTGCTCTCCTCCTCAAGATGCCTGCGGCCTTGACCAATGGCCACTCCCCCAACCTCTCAAGCCTCTTGTTCTACGGCCAAAACCATGGCCAAGGAGCACCGGCGAATGCCAACGCGGCATCAGGAACGGCAGCAGCCATGGCGGAGGACGCTTCGCTTGAGAGCTCCTCTGCAGTGGTTGACACCTCCCCGCAGGGTAGTGCGTCTCCAATGGACAGGAAGAGGAAGGCCACCGAGGACAGTGCCACACTTAGCTCTGCTCACTCCAAG GATTGCAAGCAGGAGGGCAAGAGCAAGAGGGGGAAGAGGCCCCACAAGGAGGCTGAGGAGAAGAGCACCACTGATGATGAGGCCCCCAAGGGGTACATCCATGTGAGGGCAAGGAGGGGTCAGGCAACAGACAGCCACAGCCTTGCAGAGAGG gtgaggagagagaggatCAGTGAGAGGATGAGAATGCTGCAAGCACTGGTCCCTGGTTGTGACAAG GTTACTGGAAAGGCCTTGATTTTGGATGAGATCATCAACTATGTGCAGTCCTTGCAGAACCAAGTTGAG TTCCTTTCCATGAGGATTGCCTCCATGAGCCCAGTTTTGTATGGGTTTGGACTGGACAGTGATGGCCTCCATGACCATGCACAA AAGATGGGAGGCATGATCCAAGAAGCCCTTGCAATGCCTGGTCCAGTCCTGAGCCAAGCTAGTCCAACTCCATCTCAAACCATCAtggacaccaccaccacctcctccacacCCTATTCACTGCAGGGCCAGGGTGCCATCTCTTTCTCTCAG GACAATGGCAGCAATTACCTGATGCAACAAGCAGTGGGGGAACCAACAAGGCAGGAGCTGCTCAACCAGTTGGTGTTCAACAACATGTGCTCTTTCCAGTAG